The stretch of DNA TGTTTAGAGTTGCTGCGTTTTGATTTCAGTGCAAATATCTCCAGACACGACTAAAACTAGTGGTCAGTTTTACCCCGATCAATTAATCAGTGTCACCAAAAAAATGGTACATTTACTGAGTGGCTACGGAGGTCCGTCTCCTCCGGTGCTGCCCATAAGGTTCACTTCACCTGGCACACAGTCGTCCAGGTGAAGCCTGAGCACGCcctctgtgtgcagctgcagcaggagttcAAACTCCACCGGCATGGCGTGGAACTTCTTTTTAGTCTGTATGTCGTCGTAGTAGTGGTTCTTCAGGGTACGGAGTCCATGCGGATGGTTGCTGAACGGCCAGAAGCCAAACAAGTGCACGTTGCTGCAGAGTTCCAGTGCCAGACTGGCCACCATTAGGCCGGTGCTGAGCCGGACTGCTCGTAAACCTTTGGAGCGCCAGAAGACGTCGAGTTTCTGTAGGTACTGAGGATTGAAGGAAATAGCTCGGGTGGGGCTTCCAAAGTCCTCAATGGAGTAAAAAGCCCGCAGGGACACAGGAGTGTTGCGCCTATAGGAGAACGTAGGAAGCAGCAGTAGGGAGTTGCCATAGCTACGCAGACTCTCTATGAATGGACGCCGTCTCCCCATGAGTGCACCATACCTGAACAGAACAGCTGAcgtcaatacacacacacacacatacacacacacacatgcacatacacacacacacagacaatgtTGTGGGGTCACAGTGGATCGTTTGAGCTCACTTCTCAAAGAGGATGCTGGGGTTCGCCGTCACCAGGTCGGTTTTAACGCCCACGTGGTCCTGGTAACCGTTGTTCAGGGGGGGCAGGTTACACCTGAACACATCGTTGCAGAGAATGACCTCTGGAAGCGGAGAAAAAGGGAATCTGTCGCCGTGAACCTGAACTCATCATCTCACCTGATGACAAACTGAGCCGAGTCGATCATCTTTCCACAGCCGCTGTCACTCAGGATCCCACCGTTGCCGACAACAGCGCACGTTTCCCATGTTTTATTTGGGAAAGGATGTTCCTACAGTCAAGAATTGGGAGAATTGGGGGTATAGCTCAGTGGTAGAGCATTTGACTGCAAATAAAGAGATCTCTGGTTCCAAGTCCAGATACCCCCTGGGGTTCCACCTTCTAGTTTTACGTGTTCTCAGTGTCAATCTTCTTTACTGTCAGAAGTTATGTCACCACACAAACGTACTACCTTTGGAAAGGTGTTGAACATCTCCGGGGTCACCTGGACCAAGCTTTTTCTTTCCCCATCATACACAATTTTAGATCCCACCACGGTGTTGGCCTGCGTGATGACGGCCTTCTCAAACCCCTGACACTTGCTGCTCAGCTCAGACCTAAAGAATCACATTATTAAACTATGAATGCTGAAGGTCAATCATTTGATGATTATTGTACCAGCATTTGATCTCCAACATGTTAAATGTGTCTTTAAAGAAAGAGCAGGATGTCctgattttcatctcttctcttcAGTAAAACACTTTACCTGAATTTTTTGTACTTGTCTTCCTTCTTCTCCCAGGTTTGAGCGTACAACCTGTTGACCTTGTCAATGATCTCCCTGTGACACAAAGGTAGACGTGACTCCATCTGATGACGCGCCCACATAAACGTTTCTGTCTCACCTGCAACCTGAGCACAGGTCGGCCACCTGCTGGGGGACCTCCTGTCTTACAGGAGCTGTGTGATTCTTGCTGAGAACACAACAGATAAACTGTGAATTTTACGATTGTTGCACAACCACAGTGTGTTGAAATTGAACATATGATGTTAAAAGCCATTGTGATACCCATCTTTGCTGTTATGTTAGATGATACTGTTCACGCAACCAAAAAACAAGTCCTTAACCAAATAACAATAAAAGATTGACATTCCTTTGATGAGTGTTTGTATTGTTTTCTGAGCTTTATTCAATATtttgtttaatgttttctattttgAATATATGACGCTAAAATGATTATTTCTCAGTAAGATTATGTGAAAGATGCACCTATCTATGATACTAACAATTAATACTATTAATGACacttgttattatcattattattatctctcctgaggagagaaacaaacaccacaGCGTTTCAATCCCCTATCTGTCCGGGGTCTCTAAAAAATTTAGAAGGATCCTCTTAAAACATGACATACCGGTGCAGTTTAAACCCAGCAAGACACTCAGACAGAAACTGGTACACtcgaaggacaagacaccaagacataaacaatgtgATGTTGTTTATCCTGTACAGTGTCCGGAGGAATGTAAGGAattgtacattggtgaaaccaaacaacctctccatggaagaatggcacaacacaaaCGTACTAACTCTTCGGGTCAgaactcagcagtccacttacacctaaaggagagcgggcactccatTGAgtacagccaagtacggatactggccagagaagaccactggtttaaaaggggtgtcaaggaagccatccatgtcaaattggaaaaaccatccttaaacaaaGGTTttgggctaaggcacttcctatcacccacatacaacgcagtcctccactccttccaacaacaaaccaaacacactATTTCAGGGGACCTGGTGACTCAttaccatgtgagccagcagataAAGGGGAGACACccaactaggtgaacgaccctgccaacgactctcaggtgaccacccagaccATTAgaatgctaatggtccacaagggctatagtttcaagctctgtccccaacaagttcagaactgaagaagtctactggatagaaggcaaaatgccttcaagagaagaaaaacacctgcagaggaacggcctgtttgagatgtttcagtcaggctttagagctcaccacagcacaaaaacagcacttattaaagtttcTAATGATCTTactggactggtttctatgctggttctgctggacctcagtgctgcttttgatacagttacAGAGACTACAGACTATGttattgggattaaagggacagcacgaGACTTGTTTAGATCTGAAACGGGCAGAGCAATTGGACCCAAACGCGGCACGCTCGGAAGGAAGATCCCAGTGAGCTGGCACAGTGAactgagcagcagaagaaggccaGCCACAAGCAAACAGAACCCAGGGGTGATTCGCATGAACTCGGGATCAGAGACAGAAGGCGGAGGTCTTTACCGGGACCGAGGCGAGGCAGGATTGTCAAGAAAAGGCAGGGTTGGTACCGGATGATCAGTCCATAGGAAAAAGCTGGAATGACTCGTATGAATGCAGAGGACAATTTGGTAGAGAGGGAACAGAGGCAGGACCTTAAATACCGGGCTGATTGCTGATTCTGAGCAGGTGAGTGAAACAATTCCCAGAAGACAGACTGTGACAAGATCATATTTACCAGATatataccagtttgctcatgtccatggcattcCCCCCTCAAACTGTAGGGTTAGTCATGGAGTTCTACAAGGTTCTGAACTTGGACCAATCTTTTTCACCTTGTGCATGTtccccttaggaaacattattcaatGTTATTTATTgggtagtttttctgcttctctccccctctctctgtatccatctacagatattatttccctgatctctgcctattctctcctctacctgtcctcccccttctcctccctctctacccagtcggccattagcaggagggtcaccctacatgagcctggtcctgctcaaggtttcttccggGTAAAGGGGAGTtgttccttgccactgttgcttgttgggggtcaggccccaGGATTCTGTAATGTGCCTCAAGGCAATTCATAATGTTTCAATGATCCAGTTTAAACTTGTGAAACATTTTACCTATATTTTGGACttgtcctccttcttctccaagGTTTGAGCGTACGACCTGTTGACCTTGTCAGTGATCTCCCTGTGACACAAAGGTAGACGTGACTCCATCTGATGATGCGCCCAGATAAAAGTTTCTGTCTCACCTGCAACCTGAGCACAGTTCGGCCGACTGCTGGGGGACTTCCTGTCTTCCAGGAGCTGTGTGATTCTTCCTGCGAACACAACAGATAAACTGTGACTTTTACTATTGTTGCACAGCCAGCGTTATGAAACTGAACCTCTCCTCACAGGACAGCTGCTACATTAACATGTTGATTTAATGACAGCGGTAGGCAGGAACAGGCGGTGGTACCTGTCCATCTTGTCGGGCCGGTGTAACAGTCTCTGGCTCTAAGAGCTGCCAATGCAGTCAGACTGcactggagggggtgggggtgggagcaTGGCTCTTAGCTTAGccaccatcctcctccacagagtCCAGAGAGAAGCCCAGGATAGAGCTAACCCTCCTGATTAGCATGTCCAATCTCTCCCTGTCCTGAGCTGAGATAACATATTAAAGATGGCTGAGGGCACCACACAGACAAAGAAAGTTCTGAAGAGTTTCCCCTGCTCTCCAgaagacctcagtctcctcattCGGAAGAGTCGGTTCTGAGCCTTCCTATACAGAGTGTTCGTGTGATGGGActagtccagtttattgttcaGATGTACAGCCATGTACTTGTAGGTGGACACCCTCTCAATGTTCATACCCTGGATGCTCATCAGAACAGGTGGAGCATGTTTTTGCCTCCTGAAGTATTTCAACATCTCCTTGGTTCTGCAGACACCAGTCCACCACTCCTTATCAACTCTGTCAGTGATGAGGCTGAGGATCACAGAGTCATCACAGAGGTTCTGGGGGTGGCAGGTTGAGGGGCTGTAGGTGAAGTCTGAGGTGTggagggtgaacaggaatggaGCCAGAACGGTGCCCGGCACTGAATAGAAGCATGTCGGCCTCCCAGTTCTGTGCTCTCACACACAGTGGCCACAAGGTCAGGTAGACGATGATTCTGTCCGAATAACATGTCTCCAGGACAGTAACCCTTTCATTGCTGATGTCAACTCAACAGTAAACTTAACTTTAGAACACAGAAAAGATAATATGTATTGTAgcaaagaaatgtttttttttcttaatgtaaTACTCCTATTTTCTTGGTTCAGAATTTTTAGGCCTTCTCTGAAGACCTAGAAGACCCTGAAGGTTCTGTCAGATGACGTGTCATAACGACACAAGATAACATGTAATAATGACACAACAAGACGGTATTCTTATTAACACAGGTGAAGTGCATTAGAAAGGAGTATACTACAGATATAGGGAGCAAAGGTGAATTGTCCGGCCACAGCATAATGTTTTGTCAGATCAGCAATCTATATACGTAGATATCCCAGTTGTGGAAGTAGGGTGGTCCCACCCAAAGCACTGTTCAAAGGCACATTAACTAATGGAAGCAAACAATTTTATACACAAGGAACCACATACAATTGTCTGACTTCACTGTAGCAcaacagtttgtgtgtgtgtgtgagtgtgtgtgtggtgtgtgtgtggtggtgtgtgtgtgtgtggtgtgtgtgtgtgtgtgacacacttACTTGTTACCAGATAAGTACCAACTGAGGCTGGACAGCAACCCCATGAGACAGACAATAACAATCCCCAGAGAGAAGCAGGACTTTAAGAACCTTCTCCTCATGGCTCACCTCGCTGGCTAACGTCTGCTAACCCTGCGTCACCTTTTACTTTACCTGTTTCCACTAACTTCTCAGGACTCTTTTGCcctccctctgcttctctctctctctctctctctctcccccaccttcatatcttcactctcttcctggTCTTGTACCGGTAACCCTGCCTCTCAGACACAAATCAGGAAGGTTAGAAAAGGTGAGTTAATGCACAATCACATGTTCttggtttctctcttttattgGAGGCCATTTTCAAATCCGCTTAAcagtttaaactttaaacaaatTTGGAAATATGGAACTTCCTCCCAAATAATGTCtggatttaaatgtttaatcaaaGTGGTCCAACATTAGCACATGGTTAATtggatgtatttatttctctttcgTCAAAGTCAAATAGAAACCTAGTTTTCTCCAGACTTTGAACCATCACGACCATTTTACAACAGTATTTGGTCGTTGGGGGCTGGCTGTCACAGCTTTGAAGTAGCTTATTTGTTGAAGGGCCCAGCCCACAAAGGTCCATTTCACACCTGTCGCACACCCAGTGTCAGTTCCTCATGGGGAAATAGAAGCATTCAACCACAACCAGAACATTCTAGGTGTTTTGACCAGAGATGTTTGATTCTGTAAAAAATACTTCATTTTAGATATAAAGTAATTACAGTTATTGTAAGGCACTGTGGTGCATTCAAGGCCTCATGGAGTGTTGGGTCAACAACACTGTGGTCCAGATTCCACCTGGGAAGCTTCTGCTGATAAATAGGTTTGTGTTTAGAGTTGCTGCGTTTTGATTTCAGTGCAAATATCTCTAGACACAACTAAAACTAGTGGTCAGTTTTACCCCGATCAATTAATCAGTGTCACCAAAAAACTAGTACATTTACTGAGTGGCTACAGAGGAGGTCCGTCTCCTCCGGTGCTGCCCATAAGGTTCACTTCACCTGGCACACAGTCGTCCAGGTGAAGCCTGAGCACGCcctctgtgtgcagctgcagcaggagttcAAACTCCACCGGCATGGCGTGGAACGAACTTCTTTTTAGTCTGTATGTCGTCGTAGTAGTGGTTCTTCAGGGTACGGAGTCCATGCGGATGGTTGCCGAACGGCCAGAAGCCAAACAAGTGCACGTTGCTGCAGAGTTCCAGTGCCAGACTGGCCACCATTAGGCCGGTGCTGAGTCGGACTGCTCGTAAACCTTTGGAGCGCCAGAAGACGTCGAGTTTCTGTAGGTACTGAGGATTGAAGGAAATAGCTCGGGTGGGGCTTCCAAAGTCCTCAATGGAGTAAAAAGCCCGCAGGGACACAGGAGTGTTGCTCCTATAGGAGAACGTAGGAAGCAGCAGTAGGGAGTTGCCATAGCTACGCAGACTCTCTATGAATGGACGCCGTCTCCCCATGAGTGCACCATACCTGAACAGAACAGCTGACGtcaaaacacgcacacacacatacacacacacacacatgcacatacacacacacacagacaatgtTGTGGGGTCACAGTGGATCGTTTGAGCTCACTTCTCAACGAGGATGCTGGGGTTCGCCGTCACCAGGTCGGTTTTAACGCCCACGTGGTCCTGGTAACCGTTGTTCAGGGGGGGCAGGTTACACCTGAACACATCGTTGCAGAGAATGACCTCTGGAAGCGGAGAAAAAGGGAATCTGTCGCCGTGAACCTGAACTCATCATCTCACCTGATGACAAACTGAGCCGAGTCGATCATCTTTCCACAGCCGCTGTCACTCAGGATCCCACCGTTGCCGACAACAGCGCACGTTTCCCATGTTTTATTTGGGAAAGGATGTTCCTACAGTCAAGAATTGGGAGAATTGGGGGTATAGCTCAGTGGTAGAGCATTTGACTGCAAATAAAGAGATCTCTGGTTCCAAGTCCAGATACCCCCTGGGGTTCCACCTTCTAGTTTTACGTGTTCTCAGTGTCAATCTTCTTTACTGTCAGAAGTTATGTCACCACACAAACGTACTACCTTTGGAAAGGTGTTGAACATCTCCGGGGTCACCTGGACCAAGCTTTTTCTTTCCCCATCATACACAATTTTAGATCCCACCACGGTGTTGGCCTGCGTGATGATGGCCTTCTCAAACCCCTGACACTTGCTGCTCAGCTCAGACCTAAAGAATCACATTATTAAACTATGAATTCTGAAGGTCAATCATTTGATGATTATTGTACCAGCATTTGATCTGCAAAGTGTTAAATGTGTCTTCAAAGAAAGAGCAGGATGTCctgattttcatctcttctcttAAGTAAAACACTTTACCTGAATTTTTTGTACTTGTCTTCCTTCTTCTCCCAGGTTTGAGCGTACAACCTGTTGACCTTGTCAATGATCTCCCTGTGACACAAAGGTAGACGTGACTCCATCTGATGACGCGCCCACATAAACGTTTCTGTCTCACCTGCAACCTGAGCACAGGTCGGCCACCTGCTGGGGGACCTCCTGTCTTACAGGAGCTGTGTGATTCTTGCTGAGAACACAACAGATAAACTGTGAATTTTACGATTGTTGCACAACACAGTGTTTGAATTGAACATATGATGTTAAAAGCCATTGTGATACCCATCTTTGCTGTTATGTTAGATGATACTGTTCAcgtaacaaaaaaacaagtcctTAACCAAATAACAATAAAAGATTGACATCCCTTTGATGAGTGTTTGTATTGTTTTCTGAGCTTTATTCAATATtttgtttaatgttttctattttgAATATATGACGCTAAAATGATTATTTCTCAGTAAGATTATGTGAAAGATGCACCTATCTATGATACTAACAATTAATACTATTAATGACacttgttattatcattattattatctctcctgaggagagaaaacaaaaaccacagcgTTTCAATCCCCTATCTGTCTGGGGTCTCTAAAAAATTTAGAAGGATCCTCTTAAAACATGACATACCGGTGCAGTTTAACCCAGCAAGACACTCAGACAGAAACTGGTACccccgaaggacaagacaccaagacataaacaatgtaatgttgtttatccTGTACAGTGTCCGGAGGAATGTAAGGAATTGTACATTgttgaaaccaaacaacctctccatggaagaatggcacaacacaaaCGTACTAACTCTTCGGGTCAgaactcagcagtccacttacacctaaaggagagcgggcactccatTGAgtacagccaagtacggatactggccagagaagaccactggtttaaaaggggtgtcaaggaagccatccatgtcaaattggaaaaaccatccttaaacaaaGGTTttgggctaaggcacttcctataTCACCCATACAacgcagtcctccactccttccaacaacaaaccaaacacactATTTCAGGGGACCTGGTGACTCAttaccatgtgagccagcagataAAGGGGAGACACCAccaactaggt from Takifugu flavidus isolate HTHZ2018 chromosome 18, ASM371156v2, whole genome shotgun sequence encodes:
- the LOC130515362 gene encoding alpha-2,8-sialyltransferase 8E-like isoform X6 — its product is MRRRFLKSCFSLGIVIVCLMGLLSSLSWYLSGNKKNHTAPGRQEVPQQSAELCSGCREITDKVNRSYAQTLEKKEDKSKIFSKNHTAPVRQEVPQQVADLCSGCREIIDKVNRLYAQTWEKKEDKYKKFRSELSSKCQGFEKAVITQANTVVGSKIVYDGERKSLVQVTPEMFNTFPKEHPFPNKTWETCAVVGNGGILSDSGCGKMIDSAQFVIRCNLPPLNNGYQDHVGVKTDLVTANPSILFEKYGALMGRRRPFIESLRSYGNSLLLLPTFSYRRNTPVSLRAFYSIEDFGSPTRAISFNPQYLQKLDVFWRSKGLRAVRLSTGLMVASLALELCSNVHLFGFWPFSNHPHGLRTLKNHYYDDIQTKKKFHAMPVEFELLLQLHTEGVLRLHLDDCVPGEVNLMGSTGGDGPP
- the LOC130515370 gene encoding alpha-2,8-sialyltransferase 8F-like; this translates as MRRRFLKSCFSLGIVIVCLMGLLSSLSWYLSGNKKNHTAPGRQEVPQQSAELCSGCREITDKVNRSYAQTLEKKEDKSKIFSKNHTAPVRQEVPQQVADLCSGCREIIDKVNRLYAQTWEKKEDKYKKFRSELSSKCQGFEKAIITQANTVVGSKIVYDGERKSLVQVTPEMFNTFPKEHPFPNKTWETCAVVGNGGILSDSGCGKMIDSAQFVIRCNLPPLNNGYQDHVGVKTDLVTANPSILVEKYGALMGRRRPFIESLRSYGNSLLLLPTFSYRSNTPVSLRAFYSIEDFGSPTRAISFNPQYLQKLDVFWRSKGLRAVRLSTGLMVASLALELCSNVHLFGFWPFGNHPHGLRTLKNHYYDDIQTKKKFVPRHAGGV